One window of Streptococcus troglodytae genomic DNA carries:
- a CDS encoding PTS mannitol transporter subunit IICB, translating to MEQKSSLKVQIQKLGTSLSNMVMPNIGAFIAWGVAASLFIATGYLPNKALDTNVVGPMLKYVLPLLIGYTGGYNVHKQRGGVIGAIASFGAIAGSAVTMFIGAMVMGPLSAWLLKKFDEKVQPKIRTGFEMLVNNFSLGLIGFALMVLAFFVIGPVVAQLTEWVGVGVEAIVKVHLLPLANLIIEPAKILFLNNALNHGIFTPLGTEQVAKVGKSVLFLLEANPGPGLGVLIAYAMFGKGSAKSSSWGAMIIHFFGGIHEIYFPYVMMKPAMFLAVIAGGLTGTFTFQTLGAGLTAPASPGSIIAIMGMSPKGWGPHLVVLAGVFAAAVASFLVASIILKSDNSDDDSLEAAQAATQAAKVESKGQAVTEPSLHSDVTTDNIHQIIFACDAGMGSSAMGASILRDKVKKAGLDISVSNQAISNLQDTANTLIVTQEELADRAGQKTPRAVHVAVDNFLSTPKYDDIIASLTNGNASGGENTALLAEADSVAIDLNQIDAVVFAHGAAKGSATMGQETLRSIFKQNNVKIPVSTALYDHLSDYNAKNILLVTTIAQQGQAQQAAPNAQILVVDSLVTTPEYDKLVARMHK from the coding sequence ATGGAACAAAAATCGTCATTAAAGGTTCAGATCCAAAAACTCGGAACCTCATTATCAAACATGGTTATGCCTAATATTGGTGCCTTTATTGCATGGGGAGTTGCAGCATCTCTATTTATTGCAACAGGTTACTTACCCAATAAAGCTTTAGATACCAATGTTGTTGGACCAATGCTGAAATATGTGTTACCTCTTTTAATTGGTTATACTGGTGGTTACAATGTTCACAAACAACGTGGAGGTGTTATCGGTGCCATTGCATCCTTTGGTGCTATTGCAGGTTCTGCAGTAACCATGTTCATCGGTGCTATGGTTATGGGACCTTTATCAGCTTGGCTGCTGAAGAAATTCGATGAAAAGGTTCAGCCAAAAATCAGAACTGGTTTTGAAATGCTGGTCAACAACTTTTCACTTGGTTTGATTGGTTTTGCCCTGATGGTCTTGGCATTCTTTGTTATTGGCCCTGTTGTGGCGCAATTGACTGAGTGGGTCGGTGTGGGAGTTGAAGCTATTGTCAAGGTTCATCTCTTGCCTCTGGCCAACTTGATTATTGAACCAGCTAAAATTCTCTTCTTAAATAACGCTCTTAACCATGGTATCTTTACGCCGTTAGGTACCGAACAAGTGGCTAAAGTTGGTAAATCTGTTCTTTTCCTATTGGAAGCCAATCCTGGCCCTGGTCTTGGGGTGTTAATTGCTTATGCTATGTTTGGTAAAGGCTCTGCTAAATCTTCATCTTGGGGTGCTATGATTATCCACTTCTTCGGTGGTATTCATGAAATCTATTTCCCATATGTTATGATGAAACCAGCTATGTTCCTTGCTGTTATTGCTGGTGGTTTGACTGGTACCTTTACTTTCCAAACACTGGGTGCAGGTTTAACAGCACCCGCTTCACCGGGCTCAATCATTGCTATCATGGGAATGTCTCCTAAAGGTTGGGGACCTCACTTAGTTGTTCTTGCTGGTGTCTTTGCAGCAGCAGTGGCTTCTTTCCTTGTCGCTTCCATTATTTTGAAATCTGATAATTCAGATGATGATTCTCTGGAAGCTGCACAAGCAGCGACACAAGCAGCAAAGGTCGAGTCTAAAGGTCAAGCAGTCACCGAACCAAGTCTCCATTCAGATGTTACAACAGACAATATTCATCAAATTATTTTTGCCTGTGATGCTGGCATGGGAAGTTCAGCTATGGGAGCTTCTATTCTCCGTGATAAGGTCAAAAAGGCTGGTCTTGATATCTCTGTGAGCAACCAAGCTATTTCCAATCTGCAGGATACAGCTAATACGTTAATTGTGACTCAAGAAGAGCTGGCGGATCGTGCGGGGCAAAAAACACCACGAGCTGTTCATGTGGCGGTAGATAATTTCCTATCTACACCTAAGTATGATGATATTATTGCTAGTTTAACAAATGGTAATGCTAGTGGTGGTGAAAATACAGCACTTTTAGCAGAAGCAGATAGTGTAGCAATTGATCTTAACCAAATTGATGCGGTCGTCTTTGCTCACGGTGCCGCCAAAGGTTCAGCAACGATGGGGCAAGAAACCCTGCGTTCAATCTTTAAACAAAATAATGTTAAAATCCCTGTTTCAACTGCTCTTTATGATCATTTAAGTGACTACAATGCTAAAAATATTCTACTTGTTACAACAATTGCTCAGCAAGGGCAAGCACAACAAGCAGCTCCTAACGCACAAATACTTGTTGTGGATAGCCTTGTGACAACACCAGAGTATGATAAGTTAGTTGCCAGAATGCATAAGTAA
- a CDS encoding BglG family transcription antiterminator, with protein sequence MLLTKREEQLLAAFQNYGKLSLKQMIDLLKVSQRTVYRTISDLTDSLNTINISIIKENHNYFLVGELANLASVISLDTYEQYERLNLITYKLLMSFSSITNEQLQEDFNVSNVTIIQDIAEIEKRLADFDLRLERKKGYRLVGNQNTLRRLLAILLTNNLSVSDFGVGAYERFEVLDKAKLELAKQIFRSSQEDLPDLDAKMSEFFIILLALSGWRDNEAVGHSISKVALDFSQKVYTEFSQKTNQFYSIQEILYYASVLDELVIKRQETPLFHEKFDSAFFYNISNLIDKVSLYTKINFAKDKTLFHFLFNHIRLNLAVPQIFEDKSNITIAHEVVQGNEHLHRVVSLLVQDIFPKYLQRESEYELITLHFASSLRRSPDIYPIKILLLTDERPLARELLITRIKTIAPFVDKVVVKELAQYETKDKDYYNCVLATKPLADKAVKIVSTYPDAKEMLQLQDYLQNVQAHQKIIIRDEQTNRQGYNLQNYFLATQQLLQEFSYQEIDNPADFERSVPKIIETIAAVSDKSYLSSKLLRRFAVSPLAIPETHLALLHTQSSKVIMSCFKIYDLKRPVTALSMNYQKETVTRILVMLTRLDETKEMRDLMTAISQSIIENHLYTEIYKTGNKDIIYQLLNQIFTEKIKKLET encoded by the coding sequence ATGCTGTTAACAAAGAGAGAAGAACAATTATTGGCAGCTTTCCAAAATTATGGGAAACTGTCACTTAAACAGATGATAGATTTGCTGAAGGTATCTCAAAGAACCGTTTATCGGACAATTTCTGATCTGACAGATAGCCTTAATACGATTAATATTAGTATTATCAAAGAAAATCACAACTATTTTCTCGTAGGAGAATTAGCTAATCTGGCTAGTGTTATTAGTCTAGATACTTATGAACAGTATGAACGCTTGAATCTCATTACCTATAAGTTATTGATGAGTTTTAGTAGTATCACAAATGAGCAGCTACAGGAAGACTTTAATGTTTCTAATGTCACCATTATTCAAGATATTGCTGAAATTGAAAAGCGTTTGGCAGATTTTGACTTACGGTTAGAGCGTAAAAAAGGTTACCGTTTAGTAGGAAATCAAAATACCTTACGACGCTTATTGGCCATTTTGCTAACCAATAACCTCTCAGTTTCTGATTTTGGAGTGGGAGCATATGAGCGCTTTGAGGTCTTAGACAAGGCAAAATTAGAACTTGCGAAACAAATCTTTCGATCATCACAGGAAGACCTACCTGATTTAGATGCTAAGATGAGTGAATTTTTCATCATTCTCTTAGCCTTATCAGGTTGGCGGGATAATGAAGCAGTCGGACACAGTATCAGCAAAGTAGCTCTTGATTTTTCACAGAAAGTTTATACTGAATTTTCACAGAAAACCAATCAATTTTACAGTATTCAAGAGATTCTTTATTATGCTAGTGTTTTAGATGAGCTAGTCATTAAAAGACAGGAAACGCCGCTTTTTCATGAAAAATTTGACAGTGCTTTTTTCTATAATATTTCAAATTTGATTGATAAAGTATCTCTTTATACTAAAATTAACTTTGCTAAGGATAAAACACTCTTTCATTTTTTGTTTAATCATATTCGCTTGAATTTGGCTGTCCCTCAAATTTTTGAAGACAAGTCAAATATTACGATTGCTCATGAGGTTGTTCAAGGCAATGAACACTTACATCGTGTTGTTAGCCTTCTAGTTCAGGATATTTTTCCAAAGTATTTGCAAAGAGAATCAGAGTATGAATTAATTACCTTACATTTTGCTTCAAGTCTACGCCGCAGTCCAGATATTTATCCTATTAAGATTTTACTTTTAACGGATGAGCGTCCCTTAGCCAGAGAACTTCTCATCACACGTATTAAAACCATTGCACCTTTTGTTGATAAGGTGGTTGTCAAAGAATTGGCTCAGTATGAGACAAAGGATAAAGATTATTATAATTGTGTTTTGGCAACCAAGCCTTTAGCGGATAAAGCAGTCAAGATAGTTTCTACTTATCCTGATGCAAAAGAAATGCTGCAACTTCAAGATTATTTACAGAATGTACAGGCTCATCAAAAAATCATCATTCGTGATGAGCAGACAAATAGGCAAGGCTATAATCTACAAAATTATTTTTTGGCTACACAGCAACTTTTACAGGAATTTTCTTATCAAGAGATTGATAATCCTGCTGATTTTGAAAGAAGTGTTCCAAAAATCATTGAAACGATTGCTGCGGTTTCAGATAAGTCCTATTTGTCCAGTAAATTGTTAAGACGTTTTGCTGTGAGTCCCTTGGCTATTCCAGAGACTCATTTGGCTCTTTTGCATACACAGTCAAGTAAGGTTATAATGTCTTGTTTTAAAATTTATGATTTAAAAAGGCCTGTAACAGCCCTATCTATGAATTACCAAAAAGAGACAGTTACAAGAATTTTAGTTATGCTGACACGATTAGATGAAACAAAAGAAATGAGAGATTTGATGACGGCTATCAGTCAATCTATCATCGAAAATCATCTTTATACAGAAATTTACAAGACAGGTAATAAAGATATTATTTATCAATTATTGAATCAAATATTTACAGAAAAAATAAAGAAATTGGAGACCTAA
- a CDS encoding PTS sugar transporter subunit IIA translates to MEFQKDLIKLNQHFPDKEAAIRFCGQLLADGGYVEPAYIDAMIQRDKELSVYMGNFIAIPHGTDDAKKNVLKSGITVVQVPDGVNFGTEANPKVATVLFGIAGIGDEHLQIIQNISIFCADVDNVVKLADAQTEDEVVKLLSQVN, encoded by the coding sequence ATGGAATTTCAAAAAGATTTAATTAAATTGAACCAACATTTTCCTGATAAGGAAGCTGCTATTCGTTTTTGTGGCCAGCTCTTAGCTGATGGTGGTTATGTAGAGCCAGCTTATATTGATGCCATGATTCAGCGCGATAAAGAACTCTCTGTTTATATGGGAAATTTTATTGCCATTCCTCATGGAACGGACGACGCTAAAAAGAATGTTCTCAAATCAGGTATCACAGTTGTTCAGGTACCGGACGGTGTTAATTTTGGAACAGAAGCTAATCCAAAGGTTGCCACTGTCTTATTTGGTATCGCTGGAATTGGTGATGAACATCTGCAAATCATCCAAAATATTTCGATTTTCTGTGCAGATGTTGATAATGTTGTTAAGTTAGCTGATGCTCAAACAGAAGATGAAGTTGTCAAACTTTTAAGTCAAGTTAATTAA
- a CDS encoding mannitol-1-phosphate 5-dehydrogenase, with product MKKAVHFGAGNIGRGFIGQILFENGFAIDFVDVNDKIINALNERHSYDIEIAEDGKRHITVSNVAGINNKENPQAVVDAVAEADLVTTAIGPNILPFIAQLIAKGIEKRRENQNQTPLDIIACENMIGGSAFLWQEVQKYLSADGLVFAKDYIGFPNAAVDRIVPAQVHEDPLFVVVEPFSEWVVETAAMKNPDLQLSFVHYEENLEPFIERKLFSVNSGHATTAYTGAYFGAKTVLEALKDQQVKEQLKAVLGEIRQLLMAKWQFKEDDLKDYHDIIISRFENPYIVDDVTRVARTPIRKLGYDERFIRPIRELKDRGLSYKNLLQTVAYVFHYKDSNDEQSVQLQTLLQEKPLKAVVKEVTELTDTALIEEIIASVESLD from the coding sequence ATGAAAAAAGCAGTACATTTTGGAGCGGGCAATATTGGACGTGGTTTTATTGGCCAAATTTTATTTGAAAATGGCTTTGCCATTGATTTTGTAGATGTTAATGATAAAATTATTAATGCTCTTAACGAACGTCATTCTTATGATATTGAAATCGCAGAAGATGGCAAACGGCATATTACAGTGTCTAATGTTGCTGGTATTAATAACAAGGAAAATCCACAAGCGGTCGTTGATGCTGTGGCTGAGGCAGATTTGGTTACAACCGCTATTGGTCCTAATATTTTGCCTTTTATTGCCCAATTGATTGCCAAAGGCATTGAAAAACGTCGTGAAAATCAGAATCAAACGCCACTTGATATCATTGCCTGTGAAAATATGATTGGTGGCTCTGCCTTTCTCTGGCAGGAAGTGCAGAAATACCTCAGCGCTGATGGTTTAGTTTTTGCTAAAGATTATATTGGCTTTCCAAATGCTGCTGTTGACCGCATTGTTCCAGCTCAGGTTCATGAAGATCCCCTCTTTGTTGTGGTTGAGCCATTTTCAGAATGGGTAGTCGAAACTGCTGCTATGAAAAATCCTGATTTACAATTGTCTTTTGTTCACTATGAAGAAAATTTGGAACCATTCATTGAAAGAAAGCTTTTCTCTGTTAATTCAGGTCATGCAACAACAGCTTATACAGGTGCTTATTTTGGTGCTAAGACAGTCCTAGAAGCACTTAAAGACCAACAAGTTAAAGAGCAACTAAAGGCAGTTCTGGGTGAAATTCGCCAGCTTTTAATGGCTAAATGGCAATTTAAAGAAGATGATCTGAAAGATTATCATGATATTATTATCAGTCGTTTTGAAAATCCTTATATTGTAGATGACGTTACTCGTGTTGCTAGAACACCAATTCGTAAGTTAGGCTATGATGAACGCTTTATCCGTCCTATTCGTGAGCTGAAAGATCGTGGCTTGTCTTATAAAAATCTTTTGCAAACAGTGGCTTATGTTTTCCATTACAAGGATTCAAATGATGAACAAAGTGTTCAGCTTCAAACGCTTCTACAAGAAAAGCCTTTAAAAGCAGTTGTTAAAGAAGTGACAGAATTGACAGATACTGCTTTGATTGAAGAAATTATTGCCAGTGTTGAATCTTTAGATTAA
- a CDS encoding zinc ribbon domain-containing protein YjdM encodes MSLPNCPKCQSEYVYEDGILLVCPECAYEWNPAEVEEEEGLVVSDANGKQLADGDTVTLIKDLKVKGAPKDLKQGTRVKNIRLVEGDHNIDCKIDGFGAMKLKSEFVKKI; translated from the coding sequence ATGTCTTTACCTAATTGTCCTAAATGTCAGTCAGAGTATGTCTATGAAGATGGTATTCTATTGGTTTGTCCAGAATGTGCCTATGAATGGAATCCTGCAGAAGTTGAGGAAGAAGAAGGACTTGTTGTCAGTGATGCTAATGGCAAACAATTAGCTGATGGTGATACAGTCACTCTTATTAAGGATCTTAAAGTTAAGGGCGCACCTAAAGATCTAAAACAAGGAACACGTGTTAAAAATATTCGCCTTGTTGAAGGTGATCACAATATTGATTGTAAAATTGATGGCTTTGGTGCTATGAAATTAAAGTCTGAATTTGTGAAAAAAATATAA
- a CDS encoding amino acid ABC transporter permease → MSYISEVLPSLLDGALITLQVFFIVILFSIPLGAILAFLMQIPFRPLRWLLNLYVWIMRGTPLLLQLIFIYYVLPSAGITFDRMPAAILAFTLNYAAYFAEIFRGGIEAIPKGQYEAAKVLKLSQIQTVRYIILPQVVKIVLPSVFNEIINLVKDSSLVYVLGVGDLLLASKTAANRDATLAPMFIAGGIYLILIGVVTILSKYVEKKFSYYK, encoded by the coding sequence ATGTCTTATATATCAGAAGTTTTACCGAGTCTTTTAGATGGGGCGCTGATTACTTTACAAGTCTTTTTTATTGTTATTCTCTTTTCAATTCCTTTAGGAGCTATATTAGCTTTTCTTATGCAGATCCCTTTTAGACCTTTACGTTGGCTGTTAAATCTCTATGTTTGGATTATGCGTGGGACACCGCTTCTTTTACAACTGATTTTTATTTATTATGTTTTGCCGAGTGCAGGAATCACTTTTGATCGTATGCCAGCAGCTATTTTAGCTTTTACTCTCAACTATGCTGCCTATTTTGCAGAGATCTTCCGCGGTGGTATTGAGGCTATTCCTAAAGGGCAATATGAAGCTGCTAAGGTTCTTAAGTTAAGTCAGATACAGACTGTCCGCTACATTATTTTGCCTCAGGTTGTCAAGATTGTTTTACCGAGTGTCTTTAATGAAATCATCAATCTTGTTAAAGATTCTTCTTTAGTCTATGTACTTGGTGTTGGTGATTTGCTTTTAGCCAGTAAAACAGCGGCCAATCGTGACGCTACATTAGCACCAATGTTTATTGCCGGCGGTATTTATTTGATTTTAATTGGTGTTGTTACCATTTTATCGAAATACGTTGAGAAAAAATTTAGTTATTATAAGTAA
- a CDS encoding amino acid ABC transporter ATP-binding protein — protein MLELKNISKQFGQKVIFDHFNLSIPEGKVLSLVGPSGGGKTTLLRMLAGLEKIDSGQVIYDDEVIAIEHLEHRNLLGFVFQDFQLFPHLTVLDNLILSPIKSMNASKEEAIQKARDLLKRLGLEEHENAYPYSLSGGQKQRVALARAMMVNPKIIGYDEPTSALDPELRQEVEKLILQNQKLGITQIVVTHDMQFAQNISDEIVKINPK, from the coding sequence ATGTTAGAGCTAAAAAACATTTCTAAGCAATTTGGTCAGAAGGTGATTTTTGATCATTTTAATCTAAGCATCCCTGAAGGTAAAGTCTTATCTTTGGTTGGCCCATCTGGTGGCGGTAAAACGACTTTGTTGCGCATGCTTGCAGGGCTGGAAAAAATTGACTCTGGTCAAGTCATCTATGATGATGAAGTTATTGCTATTGAACATTTGGAGCATCGCAACTTATTAGGTTTTGTTTTTCAAGACTTTCAATTATTTCCGCATTTGACTGTTTTAGATAATTTGATTTTATCGCCCATAAAGTCTATGAATGCATCGAAAGAAGAAGCGATACAAAAAGCACGCGATCTCTTGAAACGTTTAGGGTTGGAGGAACATGAAAATGCTTATCCTTACTCTTTGTCAGGCGGTCAAAAACAGCGGGTAGCTTTGGCGCGTGCTATGATGGTTAATCCTAAAATTATCGGCTATGATGAACCTACTAGTGCCTTAGATCCAGAATTAAGGCAGGAAGTTGAAAAATTAATTTTACAAAATCAAAAATTGGGTATCACACAAATTGTCGTGACACACGATATGCAGTTTGCCCAAAATATTTCTGATGAGATTGTAAAAATCAATCCAAAATAA
- a CDS encoding amino acid ABC transporter substrate-binding protein, whose amino-acid sequence MTIKKAVAALLTFLAVVTLTACGKKGADSQDNWKKFESKKSITIGFDNTFVPMGFKDKNGKNVGFDIDLANAVFNEYGIKVKWQPINWDLKETELKNGKIDLIWNGYSKTRERARKVSFTKPYMKNDQVLVTKKSSGITSFADMKGKALGAQSGSSGYDAFTANPKILKDIVKDNDASQYETFTQAFIDLKNDRINGLLIDRVYADYYLKQEKERDNYNIIKGKYASEDFSVGVRKSDKTLKKKVNQAFKKLYKNGKFQAISQKWFGQDVASNAVKK is encoded by the coding sequence ATGACAATCAAAAAAGCAGTAGCAGCTCTCCTTACTTTTCTAGCAGTAGTAACTTTGACAGCATGTGGTAAAAAAGGAGCTGATTCTCAAGATAATTGGAAAAAATTTGAGTCGAAAAAGTCTATTACTATTGGTTTTGATAATACCTTTGTTCCCATGGGGTTTAAAGATAAGAATGGGAAAAATGTTGGATTTGACATTGACTTAGCAAATGCTGTCTTTAATGAATACGGTATCAAGGTGAAATGGCAGCCAATCAATTGGGATTTGAAAGAAACAGAGCTGAAAAATGGCAAAATTGATTTGATTTGGAATGGTTATTCCAAAACTAGGGAACGTGCCCGCAAGGTATCCTTTACCAAGCCTTATATGAAAAATGACCAAGTACTTGTCACTAAGAAGTCGTCTGGTATTACGAGCTTTGCTGATATGAAGGGTAAGGCGTTAGGTGCTCAATCAGGTTCATCTGGCTATGATGCTTTCACAGCTAATCCTAAAATTTTAAAAGATATTGTTAAAGATAATGATGCCAGCCAATATGAAACCTTTACCCAAGCCTTCATTGACTTAAAGAATGATCGTATTAATGGCCTTTTGATCGATCGAGTTTATGCTGATTATTATCTTAAGCAGGAAAAGGAACGTGATAATTATAATATTATCAAAGGAAAATATGCCAGTGAAGATTTTTCTGTTGGAGTGCGCAAATCTGATAAAACCTTGAAGAAGAAAGTCAACCAAGCTTTCAAAAAGCTTTATAAAAATGGTAAATTCCAAGCAATCTCCCAAAAATGGTTTGGTCAAGATGTTGCTTCAAATGCGGTTAAGAAGTAA
- a CDS encoding cation diffusion facilitator family transporter codes for MSTPADNLKLARRGPTIAISVYLTLALAKLISGHLLHSASLTADGFNNVSDIVANVTILIGLYLASKPADKDHKFGHWKIEDLASLITSFIMFTVGFQVLLETINGIIHNSRAQIDPYGALVGIISAVVMFILYLYNKQLSKRLKSGALMAAAKDNLSDGLTSLGTSIAILASTFNLLILDKITAIIITFLILKTAYDIFMTSAFSLSDGFDDKQLQEYEKAILEIPKISAVKSQRGRTYGSNVYLDLVLEMNPDLSVYESHAITERVEKLLHEQFNVYDIDIHVEPAAIPEDEVFENVYHKLYKYEKIILTKTSDYEQLLTDTFILIDEKGHVNTKAAFLKSRSSETKHFNSFKMLSISQKTKLITYELDSYRHTSLWRRHEKWQMIYHQVSPIL; via the coding sequence ATGTCAACACCCGCTGATAACCTTAAACTTGCTCGGCGTGGTCCAACAATCGCTATTTCTGTTTATTTGACTTTGGCACTTGCTAAACTGATTTCAGGGCATTTATTGCATTCTGCTTCACTAACAGCCGATGGCTTTAACAATGTTTCTGATATTGTGGCCAATGTCACCATTTTAATTGGACTTTATCTGGCCAGCAAGCCTGCTGATAAGGATCATAAATTTGGCCATTGGAAAATTGAAGACCTAGCCAGTTTAATCACTTCATTTATCATGTTTACTGTCGGTTTTCAGGTTCTGCTGGAAACGATTAACGGCATTATTCACAACAGTCGTGCCCAGATTGATCCTTATGGCGCTCTGGTTGGAATAATCTCTGCTGTTGTTATGTTTATTCTCTACCTCTACAATAAGCAGTTGTCAAAAAGGTTAAAATCAGGCGCCCTGATGGCTGCAGCAAAAGACAATCTCTCTGATGGCCTGACTTCTCTAGGAACATCTATCGCCATACTTGCCAGTACCTTTAATCTCTTAATCCTTGATAAAATAACTGCGATTATCATTACCTTTCTTATTTTGAAAACAGCTTATGACATCTTTATGACCAGCGCTTTTAGTCTCTCTGATGGCTTTGATGATAAGCAGCTGCAAGAATACGAAAAAGCTATTTTAGAGATCCCTAAAATTTCTGCCGTAAAATCTCAACGCGGACGGACTTATGGCAGCAATGTTTATTTAGATTTGGTTTTAGAAATGAACCCTGATTTATCTGTCTATGAAAGTCATGCTATTACAGAAAGAGTCGAAAAACTCTTACATGAGCAGTTTAATGTTTATGACATTGATATCCATGTCGAGCCAGCAGCTATCCCAGAAGATGAAGTTTTTGAAAATGTCTATCATAAACTTTATAAATATGAGAAAATCATTTTAACTAAGACTTCAGACTATGAACAACTCCTAACAGATACTTTTATCTTAATTGATGAGAAAGGACATGTTAATACAAAAGCAGCATTCCTAAAAAGTCGCTCAAGTGAAACAAAACATTTTAACTCTTTTAAGATGCTTTCCATCAGCCAGAAGACCAAACTCATTACTTACGAATTAGACAGCTATCGACATACCAGTCTTTGGCGCCGGCATGAGAAATGGCAAATGATTTACCATCAAGTCTCCCCTATTCTTTAA
- a CDS encoding alanine/glycine:cation symporter family protein translates to MLAFFKALDSLVWGVPLLVLLVGTGIYLSTRLRLLQVLKLPLAFKLIFAEDKGEGDISSFAALATALAATVGTGNIVGVATAIKAGGPGALFWMWIAAFFGMATKYAEGLLAIKYRTKDANGEVSGGPMYYIMNGMGKKWRPLAVFFALAGILVAFLGIGTFSQVNSITASLKNSFNWSPQIVSILIAIVVAVIIFGGIQSISKVSEKLVPFMAAAYIIATLIVIFMHYNHIIPAIKQVFSGAFTGTAAVGGFAGAVVKEAIQNGIARGVFSNESGLGSAPIAAAAAKTHEPAEQGLISMTGTFIDTLVICTLTGLSILVTGKWTVKGLEGAPLTQSAFATVFGNIGVLVLTLCLVLFAFTTILGWSYYGERCFEFLFGVKHISIYRSIFIVMVALGGFLELDLIWTIADIVNGLMAIPNLIALLALSPIIIAETRNYFKRKK, encoded by the coding sequence ATGTTAGCATTTTTTAAGGCTCTAGACAGCCTTGTCTGGGGTGTTCCCCTACTAGTTCTTTTAGTTGGCACTGGAATTTATTTGAGTACTCGCTTAAGATTATTGCAGGTGTTGAAGCTCCCTTTAGCCTTTAAACTCATCTTTGCCGAGGACAAAGGAGAAGGTGATATTTCGAGTTTTGCGGCTTTAGCTACTGCTCTTGCTGCCACCGTTGGAACCGGAAATATCGTCGGTGTTGCCACTGCAATCAAAGCTGGTGGACCAGGGGCACTCTTTTGGATGTGGATAGCAGCTTTTTTTGGTATGGCAACTAAATATGCCGAAGGTCTTTTGGCTATAAAATACCGGACTAAGGATGCTAACGGAGAAGTATCTGGTGGACCCATGTACTATATCATGAACGGTATGGGGAAAAAATGGAGACCCTTAGCCGTCTTCTTTGCATTGGCAGGTATCTTAGTGGCATTTTTAGGAATCGGCACCTTTTCTCAGGTCAATTCAATTACTGCTTCCCTGAAAAATAGTTTTAATTGGTCACCGCAGATTGTCAGCATCTTAATTGCCATTGTTGTTGCTGTTATTATTTTCGGTGGTATTCAATCCATCTCAAAAGTTTCTGAGAAATTGGTTCCTTTCATGGCTGCGGCTTATATCATCGCAACCTTAATCGTCATTTTCATGCACTACAATCATATCATTCCTGCCATTAAACAAGTCTTCTCTGGAGCTTTCACAGGGACAGCTGCAGTTGGTGGTTTTGCTGGTGCTGTTGTGAAAGAAGCCATTCAAAATGGTATTGCTCGCGGTGTCTTCTCCAATGAATCTGGTCTAGGTTCTGCTCCAATCGCTGCTGCAGCTGCTAAAACGCATGAACCTGCTGAACAGGGCCTCATTTCAATGACAGGTACCTTTATTGATACTCTTGTCATTTGTACTTTAACTGGTCTTTCTATCTTGGTTACTGGAAAATGGACTGTCAAAGGACTTGAAGGTGCTCCACTGACACAATCAGCCTTTGCAACTGTCTTTGGCAATATTGGTGTTCTAGTGTTGACTTTGTGTTTGGTTCTGTTTGCTTTTACAACTATCTTAGGCTGGTCTTATTATGGTGAGCGTTGTTTTGAATTTTTATTTGGGGTTAAACACATCAGTATTTATCGCTCTATTTTCATTGTCATGGTCGCCTTAGGCGGTTTCTTAGAATTAGATCTTATCTGGACAATTGCCGATATCGTTAATGGACTAATGGCTATACCAAATCTTATTGCCTTATTAGCCTTATCACCAATTATTATTGCAGAAACAAGAAACTATTTTAAACGTAAAAAATAA